CAACAAGCCGGCGTCGGGCACCGAGGTGATCCTCGAGTACGGTGAGGAGCACCAGAAGACCGGCAAGTGGATCGTGTACACGTCGGCCGACTCGGTGTTCCAGATCGCGGCCCACGAGGAGACGATCCCGCTGGAGGAGCTCTACGGCGCCTGCCGTGCGGCGCGGGAGATCCTCACCGGCAAGCACGCCGTCGGACGCGTCATCGCGCGCCCGTTCCTCGGCGCCCCGGGCCACTACGAGCGCACGCCGAACAGACACGACTTCTCGCTCGAGCCGCGGCGCCCGAACTACCTGAGCGCGATCCGCGCCGCCGGCAACACCGTGTACGGGGTCGGGAAGATCTCGGACATCTTCGCCGGTTGCGACATCGACGAGTCGTTTCCGACGAAGTCGAACGTGGACGGGATCAACCGCACGCTCGAGCTGCTCGAGAACGTCGCCGAAGGCTTCGTGTTCACGAACCTCGTCGAGACCGACCAGCTGTGGGGGCACCGCAACGACCCGGTCAACTTCCACCGCTGCCTGCAGGACTTCGACCGCCGGCTGCCGGACATCCTCGAGGCCCTGCGCGACGGCGACCTGCTCATCCTCACCTCCGACCACGGCTGCGACCCCACGACGCCGTCGACGGACCACTCGCGCGAGCACGCGCTGCTGCTCGCGTACGCCGTGGGGAAGAACGCGGCAGGTCGGATCCACGAGGGAGAGTTCGGCGACGTCGGCGCCACGGTGTGCGCCTGGCTCGGCGGCAAGCACCCGGGCAAGGGCGCCCCCGGCTCGCCGATCATCGATCCGTGAGCAGGCACGAGGGTCACGCCGTCGACGCGTCGATCACGCTCGGGAGCGTTGCAGCGGGAGTGCCGCTGCCGGAGCTCGAGCTGCCCGTCGCCGTCCGCCGCACGCCGGTCGTCTTCGTCGCGCCGAGGGCCGCGTGACGATCCGCCCCGCGGAGCTGATCGAGCGCAAGCGCGACGGCGGCGAGCTCTCGGCCGGCGAGGTGTCCGAGCTGATCCTCGCCTACGCGCGCGACGAGGTGCCCGACTACCAGATGGCCGCATGGTGCATGGCGGCGTACTTCAAGGGCCTCTCGGCCGCGGAGACGTTCGCGCTCACGGACGCGATGATCCGCTCGGGCGAGACGCTCGACCTCGGTGCGGCGCTCGGGCGCAAGGTCGTCGACAAGCACTCGACGGGCGGGGTGGGGGACAAGACGTCGATCGCGGTCGGGCCGATCGTCGCCGCATGCGGCGTGCCGCTCGGGAAGATGAGCGGCCGGGGCCTCGGCCACACCGGCGGCACGCTCGACAAGCTCGAGTCGATCCCCGGCTTCCGCGTCGAGCTGACGACGGAGGAGATGATCGCGCAGCTGCGCGAGGTGGGGATGGCGATCGTCGGCCAGAGCGCCGATCTCGTGCCGGCCGACAAGAAGCTCTACGCGCTCCGTGACGTCACGGCGACGGTCGACGTCATGCCCCTCATCGCCTCCTCGATCATGTCCAAGAAGCTCGCCGCGGGGGCAGACGCGATCGTCCTCGACGTCAAGGTCGGCGACGGCGCGTTCATGAAGACGCTCGACGACGCCCGCGCGCTCGCCGCGCAGATGCTCGACCTCGGGCACCGCGCCGGCAAGCAGGTCGTGTGCCTGCTGACCGACATGGACCAGCCGCTCGGGCGTGCCGTCGGCAACGCGCTCGAGATCCGCGAAGCCGTCGACACGCTTCGCGGCGTCGGCCCCGGCGACTTCGGCGAGCTCGTGCTCGACGCCTGCGCCAGGCTGCTCGCGTTCTCCGACCTCGGGATCGACCTCGCCGAGGGGCGGCGTCGCGCCGAGCAGGCGCTCTCGGACGGGTCCGCCCTCGCCGTCTACGAGCGCTGGATCCGCGCCCAGGGAGGCGACCCCGACCTCTCCGCCCTGCCCGAGGCGCCCGTGCGCATGCCGGTGCGCGCGCCGCGGGACGGGGTCGTCGCGGGCGTGCGGGCGCTGGCAGTGGGCATCGCGGCACTCGAGCTCGGCGCAGGCCGCCGTACGAAGGCCGACCCGATCGACCATGCGGTCGGCGTCGTCTGCTTCGCCAAGCGCGGCGACACGGTGCTCGCCGGGGACGACCTCGCCGAGGTGCACGCTCGGGACGAGAGCGCCGCCGGAAAGGCCGTGAGCGCCGTCCTGGCGGCGTACGAGCTCGTGGACGAGGCACCGCCCGCGCGCGGCATCGTGCTCGACGTCGTCGAGTAGGGCACCGGCAGCGAGTCCTGCCACTACAGTCGAGACATGCCCGAGCTGCCCGAGGTCGAGACCGTCCGCCGTGGGATCGCGCCCGTGCTCGAGGGGGCGAGGATCGAGCGCGCCGACATCCTCGACGCTCGGCTCGTGCGGCCGTTCGATCCGGGGATCGTCGCGGGGGAGCTCGCCGGCGAGCGCGTGCGCGCCGTCGACCGTCGCGGCAAGTACCTGCTCGTCCGCTTCGAGAGCGGTCGGGTTCTCCTCATGCACCTCCGCATGACGGGATCGCTGAGGCACGCGGCGCGCGGAGCCCTGGCCGCGGACCGGGCGACGCGTGCGGTCCTCAGGATGGACAACGGATCGGACGTCGCCTTCCGCGACGTACGGCGCTTCGGGACATGGGAGCTGCTCGAGCCGCAGGAGGTGAGGCCCACGCTCGCGGAGCGGCTCGGGCCCGAGCCGCTCGGCGCCTTCTCGGCGGCGCGCCTCGGTCGCAGGCTGGAGGGGCGCCGCGCGCCGCTGAAGTCGGCGCTGCTCGACCAGCGAACCGTCGCCGGCCTCGGGAACATCTATGTCGACGAGGCGCTCTGGCACAGTCGCCTGCACCCGCTGCGCAGCGCCGGCGGTCTCGACGGGGACGAGCTCCGCCGCCTGCACCGCGCGCTGCGCAGGGTGCTGCGCCTCGGCATCGCGCGCCAGGGCTCGACGCTGCGCGACTACACGGCGCCTGACGGGTCCTACGGGTCGATGCAGGACGAGTTCCGCGCCTACGGGCGCGCGGGGCAGCCGTGCGACCGCTGCCGCGCC
This portion of the Gaiella occulta genome encodes:
- a CDS encoding thymidine phosphorylase gives rise to the protein MTIRPAELIERKRDGGELSAGEVSELILAYARDEVPDYQMAAWCMAAYFKGLSAAETFALTDAMIRSGETLDLGAALGRKVVDKHSTGGVGDKTSIAVGPIVAACGVPLGKMSGRGLGHTGGTLDKLESIPGFRVELTTEEMIAQLREVGMAIVGQSADLVPADKKLYALRDVTATVDVMPLIASSIMSKKLAAGADAIVLDVKVGDGAFMKTLDDARALAAQMLDLGHRAGKQVVCLLTDMDQPLGRAVGNALEIREAVDTLRGVGPGDFGELVLDACARLLAFSDLGIDLAEGRRRAEQALSDGSALAVYERWIRAQGGDPDLSALPEAPVRMPVRAPRDGVVAGVRALAVGIAALELGAGRRTKADPIDHAVGVVCFAKRGDTVLAGDDLAEVHARDESAAGKAVSAVLAAYELVDEAPPARGIVLDVVE
- the mutM gene encoding bifunctional DNA-formamidopyrimidine glycosylase/DNA-(apurinic or apyrimidinic site) lyase encodes the protein MPELPEVETVRRGIAPVLEGARIERADILDARLVRPFDPGIVAGELAGERVRAVDRRGKYLLVRFESGRVLLMHLRMTGSLRHAARGALAADRATRAVLRMDNGSDVAFRDVRRFGTWELLEPQEVRPTLAERLGPEPLGAFSAARLGRRLEGRRAPLKSALLDQRTVAGLGNIYVDEALWHSRLHPLRSAGGLDGDELRRLHRALRRVLRLGIARQGSTLRDYTAPDGSYGSMQDEFRAYGRAGQPCDRCRAVLERIVVGGRGTTFCPRCQALTRASGPS
- a CDS encoding phosphopentomutase, whose amino-acid sequence is MPRACVIVLDAVGAGALPDAAEWGDEGSDTLGNVARAVGGLDLPNLEALGLGNVEPLAGCPPQPGAPAVAGRLVERSKGKDTTAGHWELMGIVTPVAFPTYPYGFPDDVIDPFMNRTGRGVLCNKPASGTEVILEYGEEHQKTGKWIVYTSADSVFQIAAHEETIPLEELYGACRAAREILTGKHAVGRVIARPFLGAPGHYERTPNRHDFSLEPRRPNYLSAIRAAGNTVYGVGKISDIFAGCDIDESFPTKSNVDGINRTLELLENVAEGFVFTNLVETDQLWGHRNDPVNFHRCLQDFDRRLPDILEALRDGDLLILTSDHGCDPTTPSTDHSREHALLLAYAVGKNAAGRIHEGEFGDVGATVCAWLGGKHPGKGAPGSPIIDP